TGGGTGGAAGCGCTCACCGGACACGTGCCAAGCACCTACGTGTTCGCCGGCATGGGTGCCTTCGTGGCCAGCTGTTCGCGCACACCGATCACGGCCATGTTCCTGGCCTTCGCACTCACCAAAGATCTGCTGATCCTTAAGCCGATCCTGGTGGCCTGCCTGGCCAGCTTCCTCGTGGCACGTCTGTTTGATGACCGCTCGATCTATGAGCGCCAGCTGGGCATGGAGTTGCTGGAGGAAGATCACCTGGAAGCCCGCAGGGAACGACGGGGCGGCATTCACCACGCTTGGGAGGGATCGATTCGACGCAGAAAGTTTGACCCTCCCAAACCATCCACTCCTCCTAAAGACAAAACCAAAAAACCTGATCCATAGGAGCAATCTTCATTCCATGGCTAAGACAAACAACATTTGGCTAAGGAGTTTCTGCCGCTGCCGAGGATGAGCAATTCTTCACGTCGCGGGGCAACAGCATTGATGGCCTTGGCAGGAGCCTCTGAATCATTGATCCTTCAGGATGAAGATGATCATCTGAGGCCCAGGCCCTCCTGAACCAGGAAACCCTGCTGTTTGATCCGGCTGTGCCGGAAACCGGAGCCCTGCGTGCGGTGATGGCCTTTCCCAGCACTTACACGGTGGGGATCACCAGCCTCGGTTACCAAATCGTGTGGGCGACTCTGGCCATGCGCTCGGATCTGGATGTGCGTCGCCTGTTCACCGATCAGTGCGATCCACCGCATCGACAGTGCGATCTGTTCGGACTCTCCCTCAGCTGGGAACTGGATGGTCCGGTGCTGCTGGATCTGCTAGAGCAACAGCGGATTCCCATCTGGAGCGAGCAGCGCTCGGATCAGGATCCAATCGTGTTTGGTGGAGGTCCTGTGCTGACCGCAAACCCCGAACCTCTGGCTCCCTTTTTCGATGTGATCCTGCTGGGGGATGGCGAAGAACTGCTGCCCAACTTCATCGACGCACTTCAGGAGGTGCGGTCTGAATCACGATCCGTGCGCCTGCGGCGGTTGGCTCAGGTGCCTGGGATTTATGTGCCATCGCTGTACGCCCCCCGCTACAGCAATGACGGCAGTCTGCAAAGCATCGACCCGATCGAAGCAGATCTTCCAGCAACGATCACCAAGCAAACCTGGCGCGGTAACAGCCTTAGCCATTCAACGGTGATCACCCCGGAATCCGCCTGGCCCGATATCCACATGGTGGAGGTGGTCCGCAGCTGCCCGGAACTGTGCCGTTTCTGTCTGGCCAGTTATCTCACGCTTCCCTTCCGCACGCCCTCTCTAGACGACGGCCTGATCCCTGCTGTCGAGAAAGGTCTGGTGGCAACGCGCAGGCTGGGACTACTGGGTGCATCGGTGACTCAGCATCCACAGTTCGCAGACCTGCTCAGCTGGCTCGGTCATGAGCGCTTTGATGACGTGCGGGTGAGTGTGAGTTCGGTGCGGGCAGCCACCGTGACCACAGAACTTGCCAGTGGACTGGCCAGGCGCGGCAGCAAATCACTCACGATCGCCATCGAAAGCGGCAGCGAACGCATGCGCGAGGTGGTGAATAAAAAATTAAGCAACGAAGAGATCAGCGCCGCTGCACGCCATGCCAAAGACGGGGGGCTGCGTGCCCTCAAGCTCTACGGAATGGTGGGGCTCCCCAGCGAAGAAGAAGAAGATGTGGAATTAACTGCTGATCTGCTGCTTCAGCTCAAAAAGAGCACCCCTGGCTTGCGTTTCACCCTGGGCGTGAGCACTTTCGTCCCCAAGGCTCAAACCCCGTTCCAATGGCAGGGCGTCAGGCCTGAAGCCGACAAACGACTGAAACGACTGGCCAAACGCCTGAAGCCAAAAGGGATTGATCTGAGGCCCGAGAGTTACGGCTGGAGTGTGATCCAGGCTTTGCTCTCCCGCAGTGACCGCCGCCTGGCACCTGTGATCGCTGCAGTACGCGGCTCGCAGGAAAGCCTCGGGGGTTGGAAGAAGGCCTACAGAGCGGCGTTAGCAGGCGATCTTCCAAAAGCCCAGAGCGGGGGCGTCACTCTGCCTTTACCCGCAAGCTGGGAACATGTCGTGCACGACGTTTGGGATACCGAATCAGAGCTACCTTGGGGGCACCTCAACGGTCCTTTAACCAAGGACCGTCTGATCAAGGATCGAGAGAAGTCGATCAGTTAAAAGAAGCACAAGTAAAAACACCTAGAAGCGTGATGCAATCTGAAACTCAAAAGTTGTTGCGGTATTTACAGAGACGAACGTCTCACTTTGAAAGGCCACCACAAACTGGTCAATTCAGTCGCACATCTCAGCCAAGACCAACAGCCTCTCACCGTTTTTTAAGGCTGATTACAGAGAACACTTCCACAAGGGGCGAAGTCCGGCAGCAAACTAAAAGCGGTTATTTGAAACCTGTAATCAAGATCACAGGATTAGTGGATCTCAGTCACAGATCACAACCTGAGATTAAGTCAAACTCAATGCATAGAATCGTCAATGCATGGAATTAAATTAAACCTATAGATGTTTCACCATGGAAGACCTCAATACACCTCAATTATCTTCGACCTCCGGAAAAGTAGACGATATTATTAGCGCTTCGTCTTCTGCAGCTATTCATTCGAATGTGGGTTATGGGTTTGGACAGGATATCAACAATTACTCAGAGAACAATGCAGCACTGTCCCTGATTAGCAGCGATACTGAAATCAATCTAGACGGGGCTCTAAATGAGCAAACCTTGATTGAAGAGAAAGAATATAGTGGAGGAATTGCTTCAACTATTACCGACTCCACAACAACACCTGAGGACGGATTTGAGACAAGCAAAACTCATCAATTTGATGGCTGCAACATAGAGCAGAGCGGTAATGCACAAAATCAATTCCACAGTTCTTACGGATGGATTGAAGAACAGGGTAACGCCAGTCTCTACAACTACTGGGGCAATTATTATGTCTACGACGAAGCTGGGTACAACTTCATTGACTACACCGACTCCAACGGATGGAGCATCATTGGCGCCGAAAGAGTTAACGAAATCAATCAACTGGCTTTCGGGAGCTCTTTATATGAATCATTTTATAGATACAACATGGATAGCGATTGGAATCCCGTTGATGGCGATTGGCTGACGGGAGCATCTCTTTATCAGGCTGAATCTGATTTTCAGCAAGATTTCAATGAAGATGGCGTCACTGGTGCTCCTCTGACCACAACCGAATCTGCTGGTTCAATCAACCTGCTCAAAGATTCTGACGGTTACGGCTATGTACAAGATTCAACGGGCAACTCCGTCTCCATCACACACTCCGATGGCACGCAATGGGGTGATAGCACCTGGACCGGATGGACACTCGTCGGCGCTGAAACCATCGATGGTATCAATACCTCCTCTTGGGAATTTTCCGACGGCAAGCTTTGGCTTGGACGGCATGATTCCAACTGGGCTTACACAATTTCAGAAGGCTATGCATCTGCTGGCTCATCTACTTACTTCCAGGCTGAATCTAATTTTCAGCAAGATTTCAATGGCGATTCCATTATTGGAAGCACAAACAAAATCAACGGCATCTCAAACAGCTCAATCATTAACAATGTAAACATCGCTTTAAGCGACGAACTGTTCACCCACCAGGAGCTCAGATCACTGTTGGCTGACGTTGCCAGTGGAGGCGTCACTGCAACAGAACTGACCGACCTGCAAACCATTGAAACCAATCTCGGTGGATACCTTTCGGCGACAGAAGCTTCGTACCAAAGTTATATCTTTGATGCCGTCGTCAATGGCAATAGCGCAAATCAGTGGTGGACTGGAGGCGAGTCAAGCCGTATCAATCTTGGCAACCTCTACGAGGGCTCCACTGAAGCTCATCTCAATTCACTCGTGGATAAGTGGTATGGCGGTCTTGATCGCCCCACAAACTTCGTCCAAGGCGACTCTGCCGCAAGTGCAAGCGCGATGACATTTGCTTACGACGAAATGGTTGGTGATCTGTTTGTCGATGGAGTTAACTTTGACGATATCAGACAAGGACAAGCAGGAACTTGCTATGTCTTAGCAGCTGCTTGCTCCTACGCAGACGCTGATTCAAGCATCATCACAGAGATGTTTAAAGACAATGGTGATGGTACCTATGGCGTTCGGTTTTATGACAACAGCCTCAGCGAAGTCTGGGTCACCGTCGATTCTTACGTGCCAAGCACGAACGGCTACAGCACAGCACTTGCAGGCAACGCATCTTGGGGGCTAACAGGCGAAAAGTGGGTGGCCTTACTGGAAAAAGGCTATGCACAAGCCAATGAAACAGAGGCTTTCTCGAGAGGTAGCGACAGCTCCAAAAACAGTTATGCGGCTGTAGAAGGAGGTTGGATGGATGCTCTGACACACCTTTCAGGAAATACAAGTACAACTGTTTCCTTCTACTACACAGGAACTGGTGGTTCTGGAACAGGCCTGAATGGCTGGTCCAGTGCCTATAGGAGCCAAACAAGCTGGAATGCATTTGAATCTCAAGCGATTGCTGCACTTAACAACAACAAAGCACTTTGGCTGGGGTCATTAGGTAACACCTGGGGGAGTAACGGCCGAAGGGATTTCGTGGATGGACATGCTTTTGCAATTACTGACTACAACGCCAGCACTGGGTTATTCACGATCGTGAATCCTTGGGGATCCAGCAGTAGCAGCAGCAATCACACATTCACAGCCCGCTGGAGCGAACTTGCCAGCCATGGAATCATGCCCATCTTGAGCTGGGCTTGAGAATTAAAAGAAACAACTGCCCCATCTTTGTTCTCATCGCGTGAACACAAACTTCACCTGCTGAGCTAAGCCAGAGGTCAATGTTGGGCATGAGCCCGCTCACTAAAACTGCTACGCAGCCCTGCCAACAGAATCCAGCCGGCAATGTTCAACCGGCTGTCAAAGAAGGGCAGATCTGTGCCGTGCAGAACCATCAGCACGAACAACGCCGTCCACCAGGCCCGGTCGAACAAGCCGGACAGTCCTCGGCGCAGGCTGACCACCAACAGGGCTAAGACAAAACCCACCATCAGCACTGCCACCGGCAGACCATGGCTGATGGCCAGCTCCAGCGGCAGGTTGTGGGCATGGCCATGCCACTGACCGGTGCGCAGGGGATAGATCACTGAGAACGCCGCCGCTCCCCAGCCAAGCCAGGGCCGTTCAACAATCAATTGCAGCGCAACATTCCATTGACTGATGCGCGTAGAAGCCAGAACTCTTTCCCCGCCGTACTGGCTGTCGTTGAGACGAGCCCAGAGACCTTCAGGCACCAGAGTCCGGGCTGGATCCTGAAGCATAAGCGGCACCCCTGGGAGCACGGACAGCAATACCGGCAGAAGCGCTAGCGCCAGCAGAGGAATCAACCAGGGCCAACTGGGTGGACCCAGAACGATCGGCACCACCAACACCAATGAACCCCAGCCGTTACGGGATTCCGTGAGCACCAACGCCACCACCAACAACACGGCCAGGATCACCACCACGACACGGCGCCAGCGGTTCAACCCCTGCTGCACGAGGGCAGCCAGGGTCAGTGGCCAGACCAGAGCCAACCAGGCAGAAGCGATGTTGGCGTAATCAAACAAACCGGAAAGGCGCCCTTCAGGACGACCCCCTGCGGCCACAAACCACACGATCAATCCACCCAACAGCTGCCAAGGTCCCTGCCATCCCCACCACAGCTGACCGAGACCGGTCACCACCACAGGCACACTGCCGGCCACCAACCAGAGGGCAGAGCGGCGGCGGGACTCAGGGTTCATCAAATAGGGCTGAAAACCCCAGAAACCCCAGAAAAAAGGCAGCCAATTGGCCAGCCCCACCCAGGCAAGCCCCTGGTCATAGGCCCCAAAGCAACCAAGCACCATCAGGCCGGCAGCCGCCAGCAGCGGAGCATTCCAGGGGTCACGCCAGTAGGGCCGATCACGCCCGGCACAGCCGAACAACAGCGCTGGGAACAGCAACAGACTTCCCAGCAGAGCTGACGACGGCAGCAGAAACAGGCCGAGCTGAAAGCAGCGCCAACCACGTGACGATGCCAGGGAGGGACGGCCCTGATCCAGCCAGGCCATCACGCGAACACTGCCGTACGGCCCCGATAGACCATCACTTGACGGCAGAGGTGAAGGCGTAGAGCCCTGGCCAAAGCAAGTCGTTCGGTGTCACGACCCTTGCGGATCAGATCCTGCACCTCATCGCGATGGCTCACATGGGCGATGGTCTGCTCAATGATCGGGCCATCGTCCAGTTCCTCGGTCACGTAGTGGGACGTTGCACCGATCAGTTTCACGCCCCGTTCCCAGGCACGGTGATACGGCTGTGCACCCTTGAAGGCAGGCAGAAATGAGTGGTGGATATTGATCACATTGGGAAATTGCTCAAGGAAACTACCGCTGAGCACCTGCATGTACTTAGCCAGCACCGCCAGCTCCACGCGATGTTCGATCAGCAGCTCAAGGATGGTGTGCTCAGCTTCAGCCTTGGTCTCTCGGGTTAGCGGAACATGCACAAACGGGACTCCGAACTCTTTGCAGCTGCCCTCCAAATCAGGGTGATTGGCAATCACGATGGGAACCTGCATGGGCAGTTCTCCACTGCGAGCCCGCCAGAGCAGATCCAGCAGGCAGTGACTTTGCTTGCTCACCAGAATCGCCACACGGGGATGCTCATCAGAGAAGTGCAGCTGAGCCTCACCCACGAGCCGTTGCGCCAGTGACTCCACCGCTGGTGCAATCGCCTGGCGCGGTAGTCCGAAGCCCTCCAGACCCCACTCAATTCTGCTGAGAAACAGGCCGGCACCGGAATCGGTGTGGTGATCGGCATGACGGATGTTGCCCCCGTTCGCAGCCACCCAGCCGGCGAGCTCACTCACGAGTGCCGGACGGTCGGGACAGATCAGCTGAAGGATGACCGAAGCGGAGGACAAGACTCTGAGAAAGATGAAGCGTTGATTCTGGGCCCGGATGGTTGCTTACCTGTCAGCGAAGATGCAGGTTCACGTCCCTGGAGATGGCCTGTCAGATCCGAGCACGAATGGTTGTCAGTCCAAGACGTTCATGGGCCGCAACCCTGTGACAGTTGTTGAACCCACTGAGCTGACTATCCACCTCCAAGAGATCGATCGGTTCGTGCAATCCCTCCTCACGAATGGAGGCCATCAGAGCTTCCAGCTTGTCGTCGTCAAGACATCACTCCGAGATCTGCGGACGGAAGCCAACGGCACCATGTCCACCCGCATGAGAGCACTCGTAACGATGGTGTTTCAACCAAATTTAGATGGCGGTTAAAGTCGCCTCGATTCTTGTGAACCCCGATGCTGAGCGCCCTGCGCCGCGTGGCCGCCTTCTGCCTCTGCCTCGCCCTCTGTTTCGGCCTCGCAGCTTGTGATGGCAGTGCCAATGCCAATCCCGCAACCATCAGCCCTGAAGATATGGCTGTGATCCGCCGGCAGGTGGAAGGCTTCACGGCTGCCAGGGACCGACTGCCTGAACTGGCCAAGCTCGTTGAAGAACGCGACTGGACCTTCACTCGCAACCTGATCCATGGCCCCATGCAGGAAGTGGGCCGCGAAATGCTGTACATCAACCAACGGCTGCTTCCCCAGGACAGAGCAGAAGCCAACAAATTGGCGACGTCCCTGAAGGACGCCATGGCTGATCTCGATGAAGCCGCTCGTCTCCAGGACGACGGCAAACTTCAGAAGTCATTGGACGAGCTGGAATCAGGCTTCAGCAATTACGCAGCCGTCATCCCCGAGCAGGCTCTGAGCTGATCGCCTCCATCGCCGTCATTGGTGCCGGAGTCACCGGCACTGGCACCGCTTGGCATCTTGCTGGGCAAGGGCATAAAGTTTTGCTTGCGGACCCATTGCTGGCCAGGCCGATCCCGTCCAAGCCAGCTGATCGTGATCTGAATGGCAGCACCGCATCTCTTGGCGTGCTGATGGGCCATGCCTTCCGGCGTTCGAGCGGCCGGGCCTGGAGGCTGCGTCAACGCAGCATGACGCTTTGGCCGTCGTGGGTTGAGCAACTGAATCATCCGGAGTCGCCGCTGCAGCTGGAGACTCCGTTGATTCAACTCGCCAGCGACGCGGAAGAAGCACAGCGGATGCAACAGCTTGCAGATTCAAGACCCGATTCAGGACTGCAGTTCATCACCAACAAAAAGCTTGAGCAGGCTGATCCGCCATGGCCACAGGCTGGTCATGGGGCGATGCTGTCGAAACGTGATGGACGGATCGATCCGCTGCAGCTGCTTCGAGCCCTGAGACGAAGCCTGGTTGAGCACAACATCGAACTACGAGCGACAGAGGTTGTGGAACTGCTGCGGCAAAGCAGCTCAGATCGGAGCCAGTGGAGGCTCCTCACTGCAGACGGAGGGATCGACGACTTCGATGTGGTGGTGATCTGTTCTGCTTTGGGCAGCACCAAACTGCTGCAGAGCCTTGGGCATCAACGTCCCATGGATGCCGTGCTCGGACAGGTGCTTGAACTTCAGCTCAACAAGCCAGCCAAGCCATGGTCAGGGTGGCCAGCAGTGCTCACCTGCGGCGGCATCAATCTGATTCCCCAGGGGCAGAACCGCCTGTGGATCGGAGCCACGCTGGAGCCTGGCGTGACAGCGGATCCTGCAGCCCAAGAGACCATGAAACGGCTCAACGACCTGGCCCCGGCATGGCTGGAAGACTCCCAGCTGCTCGGCCAATGGCATGGCTTGCGTGCACGACCACGAGAACGACCTGCTCCACTGTTGGAAGAGCTCGAACCTGGGCTGCTGCTGGCGTCAGGGCACTACCGCAACGGCGTGTTGCTGACACCCGCAACCGCTGAATGGGTTGGCCAGCACGTTGATCAACAATCGATAACCAGCCCTTAAATCGGGTCTCATCGCATTGCAATAAGTTCAATCCGGGTGTTCTTCACTCTCCATCGATTTTTTAGAAGAGTTCATGCAACGCTCTTTTCTCACGAGAACGCTCACTGTCATCTCGGGTATGGCCGCAGGACTCAGCCTGGCTGCTTGCTCCACAGGTGGTGGTGGTGATGAAAAAGTCCAGGGCCAGCTCTCCGCAGCAGGCGCTTCCTTCCCTGCGGCTATTTACCAGCGATGGTTTCAGGGATTGTCGTCCCATGGTGTGAATGTCAATTACCAGTCAGTGGGTTCAGGTGCTGGTGTCCGTCAATTCACCGCAGAAACGGTCGATTTCGGCGCCTCCGACAAACCGATGAAGCCCGAAGCCATTGCCAAGGTGAGTCGCGGTGTGGTGCAGATCCCCATGACCGCCGGGGCGATCGCCGTGGCTTACAACAACCCCGGCTGCGATTTATCACTCACCCAAAAGCAACTGGCAGGGATTTTTCTCGGGCAGATCACGAACTACAGCGCACTCGGATGTGATGACAAGGCGATCAACATTGTTCACCGTTCCGACGGCTCCGGCACCACCTACAACTTCACGAAACATCTGGAAGCCATTAGCCCTGAGTGGAAAAAGGATGTTGGCGCAGACAAGTCGGTCAAATGGCCAACCGGTGTTGGAGCCAAAGGCAATGAGGGTGTCTCCGCCCAGCTGAATCAAATCGCTGGAGGCATCGGTTACGTGGAATTGGCCTATGTGAAGGGTGATCTGCAGGCCGCTGCAGTGCAGAACGCTTCGGGTGAACAGGTGAAGCCCACCAATGCCACGGCCAGCGAAGCTCTGGGTTCCATTGACCTCGGCCCCGATCTGATCGGAGGTAATCCCAATCCCAAAGCGGGCTATCCGATCGTCACCTTCACCTGGGTGCTGGCCTACAAAACTGGCAACGACGACAAAACGACAATGTTGAGGAAGACCTTCAACTACATGCTGTCCGAAGAAGCACAGTCGCAGGCTCCCGAGCTGGGCTACGTCTCATTGCCACCTGATGTGGTGAACCAATCCAAAGCCGCAGCCGATTCCATCAACTGAACGATCGCAACCTCTCGATCAACTGCGTCTAGACCAACTTGCAAATCAAAAGGGAGCGAATGCTCCCTTTTGATGCAACAAACAACTCCGTCTGATCACAGACGGGGGGAAAACAAGAGGATTCAGACCACGTGTGATTGGCCTTAAAAAATCACTTGGATTCCGTGAATTCAGCGTCGATCACATCATCGCCGGACTCACCAGATCCAGAACCCCCTCCGGGAGTCGCGCCTGAGTCGCCACCAGGAGCAGCGCCGGCTTCAGCACCAGCCTGCTGATACACAGAGGCTCCCACGGTGTAAAGCTCCTGCTGCAGTTCCTCAAGCAGGGGCTTCATCGCGTCGTAATCCTCCTTCTCAGTGGCTTCCTTGAGCTTGGTGCGCTTCTCCTCCACCTTGGTCTTGGCATCTGCATCGACCTTGTCGCCCAGCTCCTCCATCTGCTTTTCAGCTTGATAAACGAGGGTTTCAGCCTGGTTCTTGAGATCGATCCGCTCGCGCTTCTCCTTGTCAGCGCTGGCGTTGGCTTCAGCATCCTTGACCATGGTTTCCACCTCGGAGTCGCTGAGGGTGGAGGCTCCGGTGATGGAGATGGATTGCTCCTTGCCGCTGCCCTTGTCCTTGGCGGTGACGCTGAGAATGCCGTTGGCATCAATGTCGAAGGTCACTTCGATCTGAGGCACACCGCGGGGAGCAGCGGGAATGCCATCAAGACGGAAGGTTCCAAGGCTCTTGTTGTCGGACGC
Above is a window of Synechococcus sp. BIOS-E4-1 DNA encoding:
- a CDS encoding radical SAM protein; this translates as MAFPSTYTVGITSLGYQIVWATLAMRSDLDVRRLFTDQCDPPHRQCDLFGLSLSWELDGPVLLDLLEQQRIPIWSEQRSDQDPIVFGGGPVLTANPEPLAPFFDVILLGDGEELLPNFIDALQEVRSESRSVRLRRLAQVPGIYVPSLYAPRYSNDGSLQSIDPIEADLPATITKQTWRGNSLSHSTVITPESAWPDIHMVEVVRSCPELCRFCLASYLTLPFRTPSLDDGLIPAVEKGLVATRRLGLLGASVTQHPQFADLLSWLGHERFDDVRVSVSSVRAATVTTELASGLARRGSKSLTIAIESGSERMREVVNKKLSNEEISAAARHAKDGGLRALKLYGMVGLPSEEEEDVELTADLLLQLKKSTPGLRFTLGVSTFVPKAQTPFQWQGVRPEADKRLKRLAKRLKPKGIDLRPESYGWSVIQALLSRSDRRLAPVIAAVRGSQESLGGWKKAYRAALAGDLPKAQSGGVTLPLPASWEHVVHDVWDTESELPWGHLNGPLTKDRLIKDREKSIS
- a CDS encoding C2 family cysteine protease; this translates as MEDLNTPQLSSTSGKVDDIISASSSAAIHSNVGYGFGQDINNYSENNAALSLISSDTEINLDGALNEQTLIEEKEYSGGIASTITDSTTTPEDGFETSKTHQFDGCNIEQSGNAQNQFHSSYGWIEEQGNASLYNYWGNYYVYDEAGYNFIDYTDSNGWSIIGAERVNEINQLAFGSSLYESFYRYNMDSDWNPVDGDWLTGASLYQAESDFQQDFNEDGVTGAPLTTTESAGSINLLKDSDGYGYVQDSTGNSVSITHSDGTQWGDSTWTGWTLVGAETIDGINTSSWEFSDGKLWLGRHDSNWAYTISEGYASAGSSTYFQAESNFQQDFNGDSIIGSTNKINGISNSSIINNVNIALSDELFTHQELRSLLADVASGGVTATELTDLQTIETNLGGYLSATEASYQSYIFDAVVNGNSANQWWTGGESSRINLGNLYEGSTEAHLNSLVDKWYGGLDRPTNFVQGDSAASASAMTFAYDEMVGDLFVDGVNFDDIRQGQAGTCYVLAAACSYADADSSIITEMFKDNGDGTYGVRFYDNSLSEVWVTVDSYVPSTNGYSTALAGNASWGLTGEKWVALLEKGYAQANETEAFSRGSDSSKNSYAAVEGGWMDALTHLSGNTSTTVSFYYTGTGGSGTGLNGWSSAYRSQTSWNAFESQAIAALNNNKALWLGSLGNTWGSNGRRDFVDGHAFAITDYNASTGLFTIVNPWGSSSSSSNHTFTARWSELASHGIMPILSWA
- a CDS encoding O-antigen ligase; the protein is MAWLDQGRPSLASSRGWRCFQLGLFLLPSSALLGSLLLFPALLFGCAGRDRPYWRDPWNAPLLAAAGLMVLGCFGAYDQGLAWVGLANWLPFFWGFWGFQPYLMNPESRRRSALWLVAGSVPVVVTGLGQLWWGWQGPWQLLGGLIVWFVAAGGRPEGRLSGLFDYANIASAWLALVWPLTLAALVQQGLNRWRRVVVVILAVLLVVALVLTESRNGWGSLVLVVPIVLGPPSWPWLIPLLALALLPVLLSVLPGVPLMLQDPARTLVPEGLWARLNDSQYGGERVLASTRISQWNVALQLIVERPWLGWGAAAFSVIYPLRTGQWHGHAHNLPLELAISHGLPVAVLMVGFVLALLVVSLRRGLSGLFDRAWWTALFVLMVLHGTDLPFFDSRLNIAGWILLAGLRSSFSERAHAQH
- the purU gene encoding formyltetrahydrofolate deformylase, with translation MSSASVILQLICPDRPALVSELAGWVAANGGNIRHADHHTDSGAGLFLSRIEWGLEGFGLPRQAIAPAVESLAQRLVGEAQLHFSDEHPRVAILVSKQSHCLLDLLWRARSGELPMQVPIVIANHPDLEGSCKEFGVPFVHVPLTRETKAEAEHTILELLIEHRVELAVLAKYMQVLSGSFLEQFPNVINIHHSFLPAFKGAQPYHRAWERGVKLIGATSHYVTEELDDGPIIEQTIAHVSHRDEVQDLIRKGRDTERLALARALRLHLCRQVMVYRGRTAVFA
- a CDS encoding ParB N-terminal domain-containing protein; protein product: MASIREEGLHEPIDLLEVDSQLSGFNNCHRVAAHERLGLTTIRARI
- the psbQ gene encoding photosystem II protein PsbQ, producing the protein MLSALRRVAAFCLCLALCFGLAACDGSANANPATISPEDMAVIRRQVEGFTAARDRLPELAKLVEERDWTFTRNLIHGPMQEVGREMLYINQRLLPQDRAEANKLATSLKDAMADLDEAARLQDDGKLQKSLDELESGFSNYAAVIPEQALS
- a CDS encoding FAD-binding oxidoreductase; this translates as MGAGVTGTGTAWHLAGQGHKVLLADPLLARPIPSKPADRDLNGSTASLGVLMGHAFRRSSGRAWRLRQRSMTLWPSWVEQLNHPESPLQLETPLIQLASDAEEAQRMQQLADSRPDSGLQFITNKKLEQADPPWPQAGHGAMLSKRDGRIDPLQLLRALRRSLVEHNIELRATEVVELLRQSSSDRSQWRLLTADGGIDDFDVVVICSALGSTKLLQSLGHQRPMDAVLGQVLELQLNKPAKPWSGWPAVLTCGGINLIPQGQNRLWIGATLEPGVTADPAAQETMKRLNDLAPAWLEDSQLLGQWHGLRARPRERPAPLLEELEPGLLLASGHYRNGVLLTPATAEWVGQHVDQQSITSP
- the pstS gene encoding phosphate ABC transporter substrate-binding protein PstS; the protein is MQRSFLTRTLTVISGMAAGLSLAACSTGGGGDEKVQGQLSAAGASFPAAIYQRWFQGLSSHGVNVNYQSVGSGAGVRQFTAETVDFGASDKPMKPEAIAKVSRGVVQIPMTAGAIAVAYNNPGCDLSLTQKQLAGIFLGQITNYSALGCDDKAINIVHRSDGSGTTYNFTKHLEAISPEWKKDVGADKSVKWPTGVGAKGNEGVSAQLNQIAGGIGYVELAYVKGDLQAAAVQNASGEQVKPTNATASEALGSIDLGPDLIGGNPNPKAGYPIVTFTWVLAYKTGNDDKTTMLRKTFNYMLSEEAQSQAPELGYVSLPPDVVNQSKAAADSIN